One region of Erwinia tracheiphila genomic DNA includes:
- a CDS encoding YciK family oxidoreductase — translation MDYQPRSNLLTDRIILITGASDGIGREVALTCARYGASVLLLGRNSKKLQAVVDEITAGALPAAHKFILDLDSATAADCQQLAKDVAERVSRLDGVLHNAGLLGDIVSMEQQSPCIWQQVMRVNVDNTFFLTQSLLPLLLKSTSASLVFTTSSVGRKGRAGWGAYSVSKFATEGMMQVLAEEYHIDQLRVNCINPGGTRTKMRASAFPEEDAARLKTPAEIMPLYLYLMGDDSKGKTGMSFDAQPGRKPGPAE, via the coding sequence ATGGATTACCAACCCAGAAGCAATTTGCTGACCGATCGCATTATTCTGATTACCGGGGCCAGTGATGGCATCGGACGTGAAGTCGCCCTCACCTGTGCACGTTATGGTGCCAGTGTCCTACTGCTTGGCCGCAATTCAAAGAAGCTACAGGCGGTTGTTGATGAGATTACCGCCGGGGCGCTGCCAGCCGCCCATAAATTTATTCTTGACCTGGATAGTGCGACAGCAGCCGACTGCCAGCAGTTAGCTAAGGACGTTGCAGAGCGCGTTTCGCGACTGGATGGCGTGCTGCATAATGCAGGGCTGCTGGGTGATATTGTCTCTATGGAGCAACAAAGCCCCTGTATCTGGCAGCAGGTAATGCGGGTTAATGTTGATAACACTTTTTTTCTGACTCAGTCTCTTCTTCCGCTACTACTTAAATCCACCAGCGCGTCACTGGTTTTCACCACATCCAGCGTTGGACGCAAAGGTCGTGCAGGATGGGGGGCCTATTCGGTGTCAAAATTTGCTACCGAAGGCATGATGCAGGTGCTGGCAGAGGAGTATCATATTGACCAGCTGCGGGTGAATTGCATCAACCCCGGAGGGACCCGCACGAAAATGCGTGCCAGTGCCTTCCCTGAGGAAGATGCAGCCAGACTCAAAACGCCCGCTGAAATAATGCCGCTCTATCTTTATCTGATGGGGGATGACAGCAAAGGTAAAACCGGTATGAGTTTCGATGCCCAGCCAGGCAGAAAACCCGGGCCAGCAGAATAA
- a CDS encoding peptidoglycan recognition protein family protein yields the protein MLFVDDDGVVDAECIVVKRFSTIERGKLDKVNGIVVHQTGGSTACSSFNSYKNTGANGAHFLINKNETIYQTASFFKVTNHAGNIRSRCYMEKTCKLSEITTIKPLLNKYKQLSRLEQKKTYPESYPADFDPLGIEIVGKPVSGESENAVYEKVNDAQNNSLKWLIAELADTLKVSFQTP from the coding sequence ATGTTATTTGTCGATGACGATGGTGTGGTTGATGCGGAATGTATTGTTGTAAAGCGATTCAGTACAATAGAGCGCGGTAAGCTGGATAAGGTAAATGGGATTGTGGTGCATCAAACCGGAGGCTCTACAGCGTGCAGCTCTTTTAATAGTTATAAAAATACAGGCGCAAATGGTGCTCATTTTCTGATAAATAAAAACGAAACCATCTATCAGACAGCTTCATTTTTTAAAGTTACTAATCATGCTGGAAATATAAGATCCAGATGCTACATGGAAAAGACATGTAAGCTTTCAGAAATTACCACAATAAAACCTTTATTGAATAAGTATAAACAACTCTCGCGTTTAGAACAGAAGAAAACTTACCCAGAAAGTTATCCTGCAGACTTTGACCCTCTGGGGATAGAGATTGTTGGGAAGCCTGTTTCAGGTGAAAGCGAAAATGCTGTTTATGAGAAAGTAAATGATGCACAAAACAATTCACTAAAATGGCTTATAGCTGAACTTGCTGACACATTGAAAGTATCTTTTCAGACACCCTGA
- a CDS encoding YdbH family protein: MTRSWKLFITTIALLLFTSVTLLLTMTHWLPRLAGVWLPVNTTVRLDNNLTWNNGGLWLPVIRYRAGECQLAAVRGLSLKREKGRWKLAAEKVQVDSACFHNLTAGYPDTTLKTLAEWQAMLPATDVTLAQLTILPWQEWAGVLHLGLDNQQQQICYQGKNLNLIASLRKRQLNITSLSFNVPGLPQPLHFSGELTLPVTLNAIPEAGTLHTTLTTDVIPHALNASLRWQKGHGEFNVARQDEDLPLLRLPWQVTPTEIAIEQGEWYMPYGNQRLSGAVSLSLKNWQQGLAATEINGRINMLTEGKGGKGNVVMALGPGHLDWRNSALPFRLTGDSKIAQLIFFAAVPGEIRGALSDPVLALKPGALLRMRGQLLSTIEVNEARWPLSGVMVSSQGINGRLQAILSAHQPDKGQFRLHLDGRASNFWPDKGQWQWRYWGEGELASLKARCDVRGRGRWQDKLIELQSLSTGFDQIAYGSMTVHAPLLLLETPLRWKRDPLAPSFNGILKLNAKKILFSSGGYLPPATLLMKFEGRDPDAFLLKGFLEAHPVGPVQLQGRWDGQRLRGQAWWPEQPLTVFQSLLSDDLKLKILGGSLKAQVAFSAASTQGFEAGGHWVVANGSARTPDNQITGTDFSLPFRFKAHQWYFGQKGPVSLRIKEVKNQFILRNITADLQGWYPWNTGQPLHLSNVGIDLLGGTMRMENLSMPQTQAATLCIKGISMSELITAIQPKQIAISGHINAVLPLWLDNARWLVKGGWITNSGLLTVRLDKNFADTIADNNIAAGAAIDWLRYMEISRSWATVDIDNLGQMTMKAQVNGTSRFSDKNQRVSLNYTQQENLFQLWRSLRFGDNLQSWLEQNTSLPTHKENLNETH; encoded by the coding sequence ATGACCCGCAGCTGGAAGCTGTTCATAACAACAATCGCACTGCTGCTGTTTACCAGCGTGACCTTATTATTGACCATGACCCACTGGTTGCCCCGTCTGGCAGGCGTATGGTTGCCGGTTAATACCACGGTCAGATTAGATAATAACCTGACATGGAATAACGGAGGCTTATGGCTTCCCGTTATTCGCTACCGTGCTGGTGAATGCCAACTGGCAGCCGTGCGTGGTTTATCATTAAAAAGAGAAAAGGGGCGCTGGAAGCTGGCAGCCGAAAAGGTGCAGGTAGACAGCGCTTGTTTTCACAATTTGACCGCAGGTTATCCTGATACCACGCTCAAAACACTGGCTGAGTGGCAGGCTATGTTACCTGCGACCGACGTTACCCTCGCTCAACTTACCATCCTTCCCTGGCAAGAGTGGGCAGGTGTTTTGCACCTTGGGCTGGACAATCAGCAACAGCAGATTTGCTATCAGGGAAAAAATCTTAATCTTATTGCCTCATTACGCAAGCGGCAACTTAATATCACATCATTATCTTTCAATGTGCCAGGCTTACCACAGCCCCTCCATTTTTCAGGTGAATTAACTTTGCCGGTAACACTAAACGCGATACCAGAAGCCGGTACCCTGCACACTACCTTGACTACGGACGTCATTCCGCATGCACTGAATGCCAGTCTTCGCTGGCAGAAGGGGCATGGGGAGTTCAATGTGGCCCGGCAGGATGAAGATCTACCGTTGTTGCGATTGCCGTGGCAGGTTACACCAACAGAAATCGCCATAGAGCAAGGTGAATGGTATATGCCCTATGGCAATCAACGGCTGTCGGGCGCAGTCTCGCTCTCTTTAAAAAACTGGCAGCAGGGATTGGCCGCTACGGAAATTAATGGCCGTATAAATATGTTAACAGAGGGAAAAGGAGGAAAAGGTAATGTGGTCATGGCACTTGGCCCGGGACACCTGGACTGGCGCAACAGTGCGTTGCCTTTCAGGCTGACGGGTGACAGTAAAATCGCTCAATTAATATTTTTTGCGGCCGTTCCGGGAGAAATACGGGGGGCGTTATCCGATCCTGTTTTGGCGTTAAAACCCGGCGCATTGCTGCGGATGCGTGGACAATTACTGTCCACAATTGAAGTAAACGAAGCACGCTGGCCGCTGTCCGGGGTGATGGTCTCATCGCAAGGCATAAATGGCCGTTTGCAGGCCATTCTTAGCGCACATCAGCCTGACAAGGGTCAGTTTCGTTTGCATCTGGATGGCCGTGCCAGCAATTTCTGGCCAGACAAGGGGCAGTGGCAATGGCGTTACTGGGGAGAAGGCGAACTGGCGTCGCTCAAAGCCAGATGTGATGTGCGTGGTAGGGGACGCTGGCAGGATAAGCTGATCGAGCTGCAATCGCTGTCGACGGGTTTTGACCAGATCGCTTATGGTAGCATGACCGTTCATGCTCCGCTGCTACTTCTTGAAACACCACTGCGCTGGAAGCGTGACCCGCTCGCACCGTCTTTTAACGGAATCTTAAAACTTAACGCGAAAAAAATCCTGTTCAGCAGCGGCGGATATTTACCGCCAGCCACGCTGTTGATGAAGTTTGAAGGACGCGATCCTGATGCCTTTTTATTAAAAGGTTTCCTTGAAGCACACCCTGTTGGACCTGTACAACTTCAGGGACGTTGGGACGGACAACGTTTGCGGGGGCAGGCATGGTGGCCTGAACAGCCGCTGACTGTATTTCAGTCCCTGCTTAGTGATGATTTAAAATTAAAAATTCTTGGCGGCTCGCTCAAGGCTCAGGTTGCCTTTTCGGCTGCCAGCACTCAGGGTTTTGAGGCAGGAGGACACTGGGTTGTTGCCAATGGCAGCGCACGTACGCCAGATAATCAAATCACGGGTACAGACTTTTCTTTGCCGTTCAGATTCAAAGCCCATCAATGGTATTTTGGTCAAAAAGGGCCGGTATCGCTGCGAATCAAAGAAGTAAAGAACCAGTTTATCTTAAGAAATATCACGGCTGACTTACAGGGGTGGTATCCCTGGAACACAGGCCAGCCTTTGCATCTGAGTAATGTTGGCATCGACCTGTTGGGCGGAACAATGCGGATGGAAAATTTGTCGATGCCTCAGACGCAGGCCGCCACACTTTGTATCAAAGGTATCAGTATGAGTGAGCTGATCACTGCCATACAGCCAAAACAGATTGCCATATCGGGGCATATTAACGCGGTACTACCGCTCTGGCTGGATAATGCCCGCTGGCTGGTAAAAGGTGGATGGATTACCAATAGTGGTCTGCTTACCGTGCGCCTTGATAAAAACTTCGCTGATACAATTGCCGACAATAATATCGCGGCAGGCGCGGCTATTGACTGGCTTCGCTATATGGAAATATCCCGCAGCTGGGCCACTGTGGATATCGATAATCTTGGTCAAATGACCATGAAAGCGCAGGTTAACGGCACAAGTCGCTTCAGCGACAAAAATCAGCGTGTCTCACTTAATTACACCCAACAGGAAAACCTGTTTCAGCTGTGGCGCAGTCTGCGCTTTGGTGACAATTTACAATCCTGGCTGGAACAAAACACGTCGCTGCCAACCCACAAGGAAAATCTGAATGAAACGCATTAG
- a CDS encoding IS3 family transposase (programmed frameshift) produces the protein MTGRTRRTFSPEYRPEAAQLVLDQNYSVANAARAMNVGVSTMDKWVRQLKDERAGKSPDAMPMTPEQLEMRELKKQIQRIAMENDNLKKGYRSLDVRLPEKFSLVEKLRKRFPVAILCNVFGVHRSSYKYWRKPKTPDASRVALLSLVREVHHASNGSAGARNIAAMVTAKGTHLSRWRAGKLMKELNIISCQQPGHRYKKTSKEHVEIPNHLQRQFAVNEPNQVWCGDVTYIWTGTRWAYLAVVPDLFARNPVGWAMSSFPDSSLTGKALLMAWERRNKPANVMFHSDQGSHYTSTHLRQLLWRYQIKQSLSRRGSCWDNSPMERFFRSLKTEWIPDTGYSHSSEAQRSITNYITGYYSHLRPHQYNGGMAPNESEQRFWKNSKTVDSFC, from the exons ATGACCGGACGAACCAGAAGAACTTTCAGCCCTGAGTACCGTCCTGAAGCTGCACAGCTCGTACTCGACCAAAATTATTCTGTTGCCAATGCTGCCAGAGCTATGAACGTCGGTGTTTCCACGATGGATAAATGGGTTCGCCAGCTCAAGGACGAACGGGCAGGGAAATCGCCTGATGCAATGCCCATGACACCGGAACAACTCGAGATGCGTGAGCTAAAAAAACAGATACAACGCATTGCAATGGAAAACGATA ATCTTAAAAAAGGCTACCGCTCTCTTGATGTCAGACTCCCTGAAAAATTCTCGTTAGTTGAGAAACTCAGGAAGCGGTTTCCTGTTGCCATTTTATGCAACGTGTTCGGGGTTCATCGCAGCAGTTATAAATACTGGCGTAAGCCGAAAACTCCCGATGCCTCACGTGTGGCATTACTGAGTCTTGTCCGGGAAGTTCACCACGCCAGCAATGGCTCTGCGGGTGCACGTAATATCGCTGCCATGGTCACGGCGAAAGGTACGCATCTTAGCCGCTGGCGCGCAGGAAAACTGATGAAAGAACTGAATATTATCAGTTGCCAGCAGCCCGGACACCGCTATAAAAAGACATCAAAAGAACATGTTGAGATCCCGAACCACCTGCAACGTCAGTTTGCCGTGAATGAACCAAATCAGGTCTGGTGCGGCGATGTGACTTACATCTGGACGGGGACACGTTGGGCATATCTGGCCGTTGTTCCGGACTTATTTGCACGTAATCCTGTTGGCTGGGCGATGTCATCTTTCCCCGATTCATCGCTGACTGGCAAAGCATTATTAATGGCATGGGAGCGAAGAAATAAACCGGCAAACGTCATGTTCCATTCGGATCAGGGAAGCCATTATACAAGCACTCATCTCAGACAACTATTATGGCGATACCAGATTAAACAAAGTTTGAGCCGACGGGGTAGCTGCTGGGATAACAGCCCGATGGAACGCTTCTTCCGCAGCCTTAAAACGGAATGGATACCAGACACCGGCTACAGTCATTCCAGTGAAGCACAACGCAGCATCACGAATTACATAACAGGTTATTACAGTCATCTCCGGCCCCATCAATATAATGGTGGAATGGCACCGAACGAATCAGAACAGCGGTTCTGGAAAAACTCTAAAACTGTGGACAGCTTTTGTTGA
- a CDS encoding DUF2498 family protein, protein MFRGDYFLDKQGLPGEKTTLVFNCISRDLI, encoded by the coding sequence GTGTTCAGGGGAGACTATTTTTTGGATAAACAGGGTTTGCCGGGCGAAAAAACAACCCTTGTATTTAATTGTATTAGTCGCGACTTGATCTGA
- the sohB gene encoding protease SohB codes for MELLSYYGLFLAKILTIIVAIIAVVIVITNLAVRKRGRGGQLELTNLGECYREMKDEMVLAQMKHTEQKQWHKERKKNQKSDAKNAKQLAKQGLNQSNKKSCLYVIDFRGSMDAHEVSSLREEVSAILSVAKPGEEVLLRLESPGGVVHGYGLASSQLQRLRDRGIRLTVAVDKVAASGGYMMACVADRIISAPFAIIGSIGVVAQIPNFNRLLKKNEIDLELHTAGEYKRTLTLFGENTPEGREKFREDLNETHLLFKQFVHQMRPTLDIDNVATGEHWFGTQALEKGLVDAIGTSDDLIIEQIESHEVIAVRYTRRKKLLERFTQSAAHSAERSLLRLWQRSEKPLL; via the coding sequence GTGGAACTACTCTCTTATTATGGGCTTTTCCTGGCAAAAATACTCACGATTATTGTGGCGATTATTGCTGTGGTTATTGTAATAACGAACCTTGCCGTGCGCAAACGGGGACGGGGAGGTCAGCTTGAACTGACAAACCTGGGCGAATGTTATCGGGAAATGAAAGATGAAATGGTACTGGCCCAAATGAAACATACCGAGCAGAAACAATGGCATAAAGAGCGTAAGAAAAATCAAAAATCTGACGCCAAAAACGCCAAACAGCTGGCGAAACAAGGATTAAATCAGAGTAACAAGAAATCCTGCCTCTATGTGATTGACTTCCGTGGCAGCATGGATGCACATGAGGTCTCATCCCTTCGTGAGGAAGTCTCAGCAATACTTTCGGTAGCAAAACCGGGAGAAGAAGTATTGCTACGTCTGGAAAGTCCTGGCGGTGTTGTACACGGTTATGGTTTGGCCTCGTCACAATTACAGCGTTTACGTGACAGGGGGATCCGGCTGACGGTCGCCGTTGATAAAGTGGCTGCCAGTGGGGGATATATGATGGCCTGTGTTGCTGATCGCATTATTTCAGCACCCTTTGCCATTATCGGTTCGATTGGCGTAGTGGCACAAATCCCCAACTTTAATCGGCTACTCAAAAAGAATGAAATCGATTTGGAATTACACACGGCAGGGGAATACAAACGTACGCTGACGTTGTTTGGTGAAAACACCCCGGAAGGGCGTGAAAAATTCCGGGAAGATTTGAATGAAACGCATCTGCTTTTCAAACAATTTGTGCATCAAATGCGCCCCACTTTGGATATCGATAACGTTGCGACGGGCGAGCACTGGTTTGGAACTCAGGCACTTGAAAAAGGGCTGGTTGATGCAATTGGAACCAGTGACGATCTGATAATAGAACAGATTGAGAGTCATGAAGTTATCGCTGTACGCTACACAAGGAGAAAGAAGCTCCTCGAACGTTTCACACAGAGCGCGGCCCATAGCGCCGAACGCTCGCTCCTGCGCCTGTGGCAGCGCAGTGAGAAGCCGCTGTTATAA
- a CDS encoding YnbE family lipoprotein — MKRISLLVPAAILLLNGCVPRIEVAAPKEPITINMNVKIEHEIHIKVDKDVEVLLKSQSGLF, encoded by the coding sequence ATGAAACGCATTAGCCTGCTGGTACCAGCCGCAATATTGCTGCTTAACGGCTGTGTACCGCGCATTGAGGTGGCGGCGCCGAAAGAACCAATCACTATTAATATGAATGTCAAAATCGAGCATGAAATCCATATTAAAGTAGATAAAGATGTTGAAGTGCTGTTGAAAAGCCAAAGCGGCCTGTTCTGA